The Geotrypetes seraphini chromosome 8, aGeoSer1.1, whole genome shotgun sequence genome includes a region encoding these proteins:
- the RLF gene encoding zinc finger protein Rlf isoform X3 encodes MISKVDCKEVLDIICNLESEGHDNTAFILCTTYLTHQLQTENLDCSWELTLFWSKLQRRIDPSLDSFLERCRQFGVIAKTLPHLFFLIRVVHAEAEEAGLSVSVLLCMRALQIKSNENDEMKTSVCKTISCLLSEDLEVKRACQLTEFLLEPTADGYNMLEELYMQPDQKCDEENAQVPNSLRCELLLALKAHWPFDPEFWDWKTLKRQCLKLLGIEASESEDNESSSEIPINEPDGLEKHSSDSEGVKEFSDFKHTNISQQTDKAKIKKPVGSSERYQRWLQYKFYCVMCKREVIEARILHHSKMHLQDGIYTCPVCIKKVKKKEMFVSHVMEHVKMPLRHQRKKKLLVKKELRISRSRKRIPRVLSAVDEKSNPLCAQASSDPLEYVTFSHIEDCQLQDKDLYPCPGTDCSRVFKQFKYLSVHLKAEHQSDDENVKHYLEMKNRREKCSFCRRHFMTIFHLQKHKRVHFGPQPYMCLSINCYARFNSVNALLSHRQTHNDLQYKCELNGCNIIFSDLAQLYHHEAQHFRDASYTCTFLGCKKFYYSKTEFQDHLITHDLEEGNEAPVKSEDSVTVDKEIKLDKSQLTEQADAPQNPGIPEISNLCVHPAQVNAHVKEENVSEEITNGNYVKLLENHNSSTLKRTQVSLELIGKGERTQAITSIPAGSEKVKLSCLREQCSNAIVCFDGKKFVCGYEGCGFTCKTARIIQKHLRKVHPQHFKLQKRPRIETKNFIKLFNSQKSNSAKKIRTGNKNSFKTHTGFQNKNITSRRKTVIIEDTNLPTQQTPVSLDHKGPVTEEAIMELLLRLKHLSLQNSSKTCSALKSFSSLQTGTASSKSVNQTVVGSHSQDHLENAPSQYLIQLAAKPFSCELQGCSYQCVTRQALLMHYVKKHNYSREKVLQLSKFKYKYSPFECHLCPSAFTRRTHLRLHYKNKHQLSNSKVSGKIFTSTKFSEKVQEPTVYKLKKRSNSYSDSAFHSSDAEDKRGYSEQRLKRKIHRPQNRDYLSDTDIDSMSEETETSFIRKSSEFSALDSHSDDLETKEGRGSKRTVAKGNTCYMLNKYHKPFHCINKNCNSSFTNQKGLVRHYRTVHRYNREQLCLEKDKARKKREIVKCKKVFICKYKECSKRFLCNRTFAKHNRDYHNFDDENDQNVLSLSESAKFSNNHSKGLAMFYTYNKLKRYRMEGRSNEREIRNTFEIHCDINGCDRNFSRYSAYAQHVYWQHRESYDDLFGRVRESEVAEKEETVRGDGDQECVKENRRCVINQIGRRKAKSSGSKLKRLMQFRTREEAQNMCSEEIEHTQFPCMIQGCLSVVKLESSIVRHYKRTHSLEASYVDKHYHKLIMCVKYDLEDLEDLKMNEDPCSEKLYLKKKNVIHFVQKNITHTSQSCEHEEYTIENDLSVSQSKEIEDQDKYIVENNVVSEKEPLLCRTTLNSQNSNAHCFEDPSLCKVEEILPESSMKENKSVFHASPSSLKRKHDDEDCEQSDIEQEDIRSISGSASKETYQKHSLTRTIDLKSFKPMGFESSFLKFIQESEERDDDFDEDSEWEPVEHSPIDDMENESEGNNSRACRTCIDEKQGITIPRAKNGSALHENISAIQPLLSSIESPTAPSLQNLRDILDKALNDCGDLALKQLHYLRPVVVLERSKFSTPLIDLFPSKKTDDLCVGS; translated from the exons GGAGCTGACTCTGTTCTGGAGCAAATTGCAGAGAAGAATTGATCCTTCTTTAGATTCTTTTCTAGAGAGATGTCGACAGTTTGGTGTCATAGCCAAAACTCTACCCCATTTATTTTTCTTGATAAGAGTTGTACATGCAGAG GCAGAAGAAGCGGGACTTTCAGTTTCTGTGCTTTTGTGCATGCGAGCTCTTCAAATTAAATCAAATGAAAATGATGAAATGAAGACATCTGTGTGCAAGACCATTTCATGCCTTTTATCAGAAGATCTTGAGGTTAAAAGAGCTTGCCAGTTAACTGAGTTCTTACTTGAACCAACTGCTGATGGATATAATATGCTAGAAGAGCTCTATATGCAGCCAGAtcaaaaatgtgatgaagaaaaTGCCCAGGTTCCAAATTCACTACGTTGTGAGCTCTTGTTGGCTTTGAAGGCTCATTGGCCTTTTGATCCAGAATTTTGGGATTGGAAAACCTTAAAACGCCAATGTCTGAAGCTGCTAGGAATTGAAGCGTCTGAATCTGAAGACAACGAAAGCAGCAGTGAAATACCCATTAATGAACCTGATGGTTTAGAGAAACATTCAAGTGATTCTGAAGGTGTTAAAGAGTTTTCAGATTTCAAACACACCAACATAAGTCAGCAAAcagataaagcaaaaataaaaaagccagTTGGCTCTTCTGAAAGATACCAGAGATGGCTTCAGTATAAATTCTACTGTGTGATGTGTAAAAGGGAAGTTATAGAGGCTCGAATACTTCATCATTCTAAAATGCACCTGCAAGATGGTATTTATACCTGTCCAGTATGTATAAAAAAGGTCAAGAAAAAGGAAATGTTTGTGTCACATGTAATGGAACACGTAAAAATGCCACTTAGGCACCAACGTAAAAAGAAACTTCTGGTGAAAAAAGAACTCAGAATCTCAAGATCAAGGAAGAGAATACCTAGGGTCCTTTCTGCAGTAGATGAAAAAAGCAATCCATTATGTGCTCAAGCTTCAAGTGACCCACTGGAATACGTTACGTTCAGTCATATAGAAGACTGTCAGTTACAAGACAAAGACTTATATCCATGCCCTGGAACAGACTGCTCCAGAGTTTTTAAAcagtttaaatacctaagtgttCATTTGAAGGCTGAACATCAAAGTGATGATGAAAATGTGAAACACtatttggaaatgaaaaataggagAGAAAAATGTTCTTTCTGCAGGCGACATTTCATGACAATATTTCATTTACAGAAGCATAAAAGAGTGCATTTTGGTCCTCAGCCTTATATGTGTCTGTCAATAAACTGCTATGCTAGATTTAATTCGGTTAATGCATTACTAAGTCACAGACAAACACACAATGATCTGCAGTATAAATGTGAGTTAAATGGCTGCAATATTATTTTCAGTGATTTAGCACAGCTGTATCACCATGAAGCTCAACATTTTCGTGATGCCTCATACACTTGTACTTTTCTTGGCTGCAAAAAGTTCTACTATTCTAAAACCGAGTTTCAGGATCATCTTATAACACATGATCTTGAAGAAGGAAATGAGGCACCAGTTAAATCTGAAGACTCAGTTACAGTAGATAAAGAAATCAAACTTGATAAATCTCAGTTAACTGAACAAGCAGATGCCCCCCAAAATCCAGGTATACCTGAAATTTCTAATTTATGTGTACATCCTGCTCAAGTAAATGCACATGTTAAAGAGGAAAATGTCTCTGAGGAAATAACTAATGGCAACTATGTAAAACTTTTAGAAAACCATAACTCAAGTACTTTGAAAAGAACACAGGTATCCCTTGAATTAATTGGAAAAGGTGAGAGAACTCAAGCTATCACAAGTATTCCTGCAGGCAGTGAAAAAGTAAAATTGTCTTGTTTAAGAGAACAGTGTTCCAATGCCATAGTTTGCTTTGATGGCAAAAAATTTGTATGTGGATATGAAGGTTGTGGTTTTACATGCAAAACTGCAAGGATTATACAAAAACATCTTCGTAAGGTTCATCCGCAGCATTTCAAACTCCAGAAAAGGCCAAGGATTGAGACTAAAAATTTTATCAAACTATTTAACAGTCAAAAGAGTAACTCTGCCAAGAAAATTAGAACAGGGAATAAAAATAGTTTCAAGACACATACtggttttcaaaataaaaatataacttCCAGGCGAAAAACTGTCATTATTGAAGACACAAATCTTCCCACCCAACAAACCCCAGTTTCTCTTGATCATAAAGGGCCAGTCACTGAGGAGGCCATAATGGAACTTCTGTTACGCTTGAAACATTTAAGTCTGCAGAATTCCAGTAAAACCTGTTCAGCACTCAAATCTTTTTCATCATTGCAGACTGGTACTGCCTCCTCCAAGTCAGTAAATCAGACTGTAGTAGGATCGCATTCTCAAGATCATCTGGAAAATGCGCCCAGCCAATATCTTATCCAACTGGCAGCTAAACCCTTTTCATGTGAACTTCAAGGTTGTTCGTACCAGTGTGTGACTAGACAAGCTCTACTAATGCATTATGTTAAAAAACACAACTATTCAAGGGAAAAGGTCCTCCAGTTGAGCAAATTTAAATATAAGTATTCACCATTTGAATGTCATCTTTGTCCAAGTGCTTTTACAAGGAGGACACACCTTAGATTACATTATAAAAACAAACATCAGCTAAGCAATTcaaaagtatctggcaagataTTCACTTCTACCAAATTTTCTGAAAAAGTACAAGAGCCTACTGTATACAAACTGAAGAAAAGAAGTAATAGCTACTCAGATTCTGCTTTCCATAGCAGTGACGCTGAAGACAAAAGAGGATATTCTGAACAGCGACTGAAACGTAAAATCCATCGCCCCCAAAATAGAGACTATTTATCTGATACAGATATTGATTCAATGTCTGAAGAAACAGAGACTAGCTTCATCAGGAAGTCATCTGAATTTTCAGCCTTGGACAGTCATTCAGATGACCTGGAAACAAAAGAAGGAAGGGGAAGCAAAAGAACAGTTGCAAAAGGAAATACTTGCTATATGCTGAATAAATACCACAAACCATTTCATTGTATTAACAAAAACTGTAATTCATCCTTCACCAATCAGAAAGGGTTGGTTCGTCATTATAGAACTGTACACCGATATAACAGAGAACAATTATGCTTGGAAAAAGACAAagcaaggaaaaaaagagagattgtgaaatgtaaaaaagtatttatatGTAAATATAAAGAATGTAGTAAGCGCTTCTTGTGCAACAGAACATTTGCTAAACATAACCGTGACTATCATAACTTTGATGATGAAAACGATCAAAATGTGCTGTCATTAAGTGAATCTGCAAAGTTTTCTAATAACCATTCTAAGGGACTTGCCATGTTTTATACTTATAACAAGCTGAAGCGTTATCGGATGGAAGGCCGTAGCAATGAAAGAGAAATACGAAATACTTTTGAAATTCATTGTGACATAAATGGCTGTGATAGAAATTTTTCACGTTACAGTGCTTATGCACAACATGTTTATTGGCAGCACAGGGAAAGTTATGATGACCTTTTTGGGAGAGTAAGAGAGTCAGAAGTGGcagaaaaagaggagactgtTAGGGGAGATGGTGACCAGGAATGTGTAAAAGAAAATCGCCGGTGTGTTATAAATCAGATCGGCAGAAGAAAAGCAAAATCTTCTGGGTCAAAACTTAAACGTTTGATGCAGTTTAGAACAAGAGAGGAAGCTCAAAATATGTGTTCAGAAGAGATAGAACACACACAGTTTCCTTGCATGATACAAGGGTGTTTATCTGTAGTGAAACTAGAAAGCAGTATTGTGAGACATTATAAACGCACACATAGCCTGGAGGCTAGTTATGTGGACAAGCATTATCATAAACTGATCATGTGTGTTAAATATGACCTAGAAGACTTAGAAGATCTAAAAATGAATGAGGATCCCTGTTCAGAAAaattatatttgaaaaaaaaaaatgttatccaTTTTGTGCAGAAAAATATAACGCACACATCTCAGTCATGTGAACATGAAGAGTATACTATTGAGAATGATCTTTCTGTCTCTCAAAGTAAAGAAATTGAAGATCAGGATAAATATATAGTGGAAAACAATGTGGTCAGTGAGAAAGAGCCCCTTCTCTGTAGAACCACATTAAATAGCCAGAATTCAAATGCACATTGTTTTGAAGATCCATCTTTGTGTAAAGTTGAAGAAATCTTACCTGAAAGTAGCATGAAAGAGAATAAATCAGTTTTCCATGCTTCTCCatcttctttgaaaagaaaacatgATGACGAGGATTGTGAGCAGAGTGATATTGAACAAGAGGATATTAGAAGTATTTCAGGGAGTGCTTCAAAAGAAACATATCAAAAACATTCACTGACCAGAACAATTGATTTAAAATCCTTCAAACCAATGGGATTTGAATCCTCATTTTTGAAGTTTATTCAGGAGAGTGAGGAGAGAGACGATGACTTTGATGAAGATAGTGAGTGGGAGCCAGTAGAACACAGCCCAATAGATGATATGGAGAACGAGAGCGAAGGGAACAATAGCAGGGCTTGCAGGACTTGTATTGATGAAAAACAAGGCATTACCATACCTCGGGCAAAAAATGGATCTGCATTACACGAGAACATTTCAGCAATCCAGCCTTTGCTCTCTTCTATTGAGTCACCAACAGCACCATCTTTACAGAACCTGAGAGACATATTGGACAAGGCACTAAATGACTGTGGAGACCTTGCCTTAAAACAACTCCATTATTTACGCCCAGTTGTTGTCCTAGAGAGATCTAAATTTTCCACACCCCTTATTGATTTGTTTCCATCAAAAAAGACTGATGACCTTTGTGTAGGAAGCTAA
- the RLF gene encoding zinc finger protein Rlf isoform X4, translating to MGIHAEEAGLSVSVLLCMRALQIKSNENDEMKTSVCKTISCLLSEDLEVKRACQLTEFLLEPTADGYNMLEELYMQPDQKCDEENAQVPNSLRCELLLALKAHWPFDPEFWDWKTLKRQCLKLLGIEASESEDNESSSEIPINEPDGLEKHSSDSEGVKEFSDFKHTNISQQTDKAKIKKPVGSSERYQRWLQYKFYCVMCKREVIEARILHHSKMHLQDGIYTCPVCIKKVKKKEMFVSHVMEHVKMPLRHQRKKKLLVKKELRISRSRKRIPRVLSAVDEKSNPLCAQASSDPLEYVTFSHIEDCQLQDKDLYPCPGTDCSRVFKQFKYLSVHLKAEHQSDDENVKHYLEMKNRREKCSFCRRHFMTIFHLQKHKRVHFGPQPYMCLSINCYARFNSVNALLSHRQTHNDLQYKCELNGCNIIFSDLAQLYHHEAQHFRDASYTCTFLGCKKFYYSKTEFQDHLITHDLEEGNEAPVKSEDSVTVDKEIKLDKSQLTEQADAPQNPGIPEISNLCVHPAQVNAHVKEENVSEEITNGNYVKLLENHNSSTLKRTQVSLELIGKGERTQAITSIPAGSEKVKLSCLREQCSNAIVCFDGKKFVCGYEGCGFTCKTARIIQKHLRKVHPQHFKLQKRPRIETKNFIKLFNSQKSNSAKKIRTGNKNSFKTHTGFQNKNITSRRKTVIIEDTNLPTQQTPVSLDHKGPVTEEAIMELLLRLKHLSLQNSSKTCSALKSFSSLQTGTASSKSVNQTVVGSHSQDHLENAPSQYLIQLAAKPFSCELQGCSYQCVTRQALLMHYVKKHNYSREKVLQLSKFKYKYSPFECHLCPSAFTRRTHLRLHYKNKHQLSNSKVSGKIFTSTKFSEKVQEPTVYKLKKRSNSYSDSAFHSSDAEDKRGYSEQRLKRKIHRPQNRDYLSDTDIDSMSEETETSFIRKSSEFSALDSHSDDLETKEGRGSKRTVAKGNTCYMLNKYHKPFHCINKNCNSSFTNQKGLVRHYRTVHRYNREQLCLEKDKARKKREIVKCKKVFICKYKECSKRFLCNRTFAKHNRDYHNFDDENDQNVLSLSESAKFSNNHSKGLAMFYTYNKLKRYRMEGRSNEREIRNTFEIHCDINGCDRNFSRYSAYAQHVYWQHRESYDDLFGRVRESEVAEKEETVRGDGDQECVKENRRCVINQIGRRKAKSSGSKLKRLMQFRTREEAQNMCSEEIEHTQFPCMIQGCLSVVKLESSIVRHYKRTHSLEASYVDKHYHKLIMCVKYDLEDLEDLKMNEDPCSEKLYLKKKNVIHFVQKNITHTSQSCEHEEYTIENDLSVSQSKEIEDQDKYIVENNVVSEKEPLLCRTTLNSQNSNAHCFEDPSLCKVEEILPESSMKENKSVFHASPSSLKRKHDDEDCEQSDIEQEDIRSISGSASKETYQKHSLTRTIDLKSFKPMGFESSFLKFIQESEERDDDFDEDSEWEPVEHSPIDDMENESEGNNSRACRTCIDEKQGITIPRAKNGSALHENISAIQPLLSSIESPTAPSLQNLRDILDKALNDCGDLALKQLHYLRPVVVLERSKFSTPLIDLFPSKKTDDLCVGS from the exons ATGGGGATTCAT GCAGAAGAAGCGGGACTTTCAGTTTCTGTGCTTTTGTGCATGCGAGCTCTTCAAATTAAATCAAATGAAAATGATGAAATGAAGACATCTGTGTGCAAGACCATTTCATGCCTTTTATCAGAAGATCTTGAGGTTAAAAGAGCTTGCCAGTTAACTGAGTTCTTACTTGAACCAACTGCTGATGGATATAATATGCTAGAAGAGCTCTATATGCAGCCAGAtcaaaaatgtgatgaagaaaaTGCCCAGGTTCCAAATTCACTACGTTGTGAGCTCTTGTTGGCTTTGAAGGCTCATTGGCCTTTTGATCCAGAATTTTGGGATTGGAAAACCTTAAAACGCCAATGTCTGAAGCTGCTAGGAATTGAAGCGTCTGAATCTGAAGACAACGAAAGCAGCAGTGAAATACCCATTAATGAACCTGATGGTTTAGAGAAACATTCAAGTGATTCTGAAGGTGTTAAAGAGTTTTCAGATTTCAAACACACCAACATAAGTCAGCAAAcagataaagcaaaaataaaaaagccagTTGGCTCTTCTGAAAGATACCAGAGATGGCTTCAGTATAAATTCTACTGTGTGATGTGTAAAAGGGAAGTTATAGAGGCTCGAATACTTCATCATTCTAAAATGCACCTGCAAGATGGTATTTATACCTGTCCAGTATGTATAAAAAAGGTCAAGAAAAAGGAAATGTTTGTGTCACATGTAATGGAACACGTAAAAATGCCACTTAGGCACCAACGTAAAAAGAAACTTCTGGTGAAAAAAGAACTCAGAATCTCAAGATCAAGGAAGAGAATACCTAGGGTCCTTTCTGCAGTAGATGAAAAAAGCAATCCATTATGTGCTCAAGCTTCAAGTGACCCACTGGAATACGTTACGTTCAGTCATATAGAAGACTGTCAGTTACAAGACAAAGACTTATATCCATGCCCTGGAACAGACTGCTCCAGAGTTTTTAAAcagtttaaatacctaagtgttCATTTGAAGGCTGAACATCAAAGTGATGATGAAAATGTGAAACACtatttggaaatgaaaaataggagAGAAAAATGTTCTTTCTGCAGGCGACATTTCATGACAATATTTCATTTACAGAAGCATAAAAGAGTGCATTTTGGTCCTCAGCCTTATATGTGTCTGTCAATAAACTGCTATGCTAGATTTAATTCGGTTAATGCATTACTAAGTCACAGACAAACACACAATGATCTGCAGTATAAATGTGAGTTAAATGGCTGCAATATTATTTTCAGTGATTTAGCACAGCTGTATCACCATGAAGCTCAACATTTTCGTGATGCCTCATACACTTGTACTTTTCTTGGCTGCAAAAAGTTCTACTATTCTAAAACCGAGTTTCAGGATCATCTTATAACACATGATCTTGAAGAAGGAAATGAGGCACCAGTTAAATCTGAAGACTCAGTTACAGTAGATAAAGAAATCAAACTTGATAAATCTCAGTTAACTGAACAAGCAGATGCCCCCCAAAATCCAGGTATACCTGAAATTTCTAATTTATGTGTACATCCTGCTCAAGTAAATGCACATGTTAAAGAGGAAAATGTCTCTGAGGAAATAACTAATGGCAACTATGTAAAACTTTTAGAAAACCATAACTCAAGTACTTTGAAAAGAACACAGGTATCCCTTGAATTAATTGGAAAAGGTGAGAGAACTCAAGCTATCACAAGTATTCCTGCAGGCAGTGAAAAAGTAAAATTGTCTTGTTTAAGAGAACAGTGTTCCAATGCCATAGTTTGCTTTGATGGCAAAAAATTTGTATGTGGATATGAAGGTTGTGGTTTTACATGCAAAACTGCAAGGATTATACAAAAACATCTTCGTAAGGTTCATCCGCAGCATTTCAAACTCCAGAAAAGGCCAAGGATTGAGACTAAAAATTTTATCAAACTATTTAACAGTCAAAAGAGTAACTCTGCCAAGAAAATTAGAACAGGGAATAAAAATAGTTTCAAGACACATACtggttttcaaaataaaaatataacttCCAGGCGAAAAACTGTCATTATTGAAGACACAAATCTTCCCACCCAACAAACCCCAGTTTCTCTTGATCATAAAGGGCCAGTCACTGAGGAGGCCATAATGGAACTTCTGTTACGCTTGAAACATTTAAGTCTGCAGAATTCCAGTAAAACCTGTTCAGCACTCAAATCTTTTTCATCATTGCAGACTGGTACTGCCTCCTCCAAGTCAGTAAATCAGACTGTAGTAGGATCGCATTCTCAAGATCATCTGGAAAATGCGCCCAGCCAATATCTTATCCAACTGGCAGCTAAACCCTTTTCATGTGAACTTCAAGGTTGTTCGTACCAGTGTGTGACTAGACAAGCTCTACTAATGCATTATGTTAAAAAACACAACTATTCAAGGGAAAAGGTCCTCCAGTTGAGCAAATTTAAATATAAGTATTCACCATTTGAATGTCATCTTTGTCCAAGTGCTTTTACAAGGAGGACACACCTTAGATTACATTATAAAAACAAACATCAGCTAAGCAATTcaaaagtatctggcaagataTTCACTTCTACCAAATTTTCTGAAAAAGTACAAGAGCCTACTGTATACAAACTGAAGAAAAGAAGTAATAGCTACTCAGATTCTGCTTTCCATAGCAGTGACGCTGAAGACAAAAGAGGATATTCTGAACAGCGACTGAAACGTAAAATCCATCGCCCCCAAAATAGAGACTATTTATCTGATACAGATATTGATTCAATGTCTGAAGAAACAGAGACTAGCTTCATCAGGAAGTCATCTGAATTTTCAGCCTTGGACAGTCATTCAGATGACCTGGAAACAAAAGAAGGAAGGGGAAGCAAAAGAACAGTTGCAAAAGGAAATACTTGCTATATGCTGAATAAATACCACAAACCATTTCATTGTATTAACAAAAACTGTAATTCATCCTTCACCAATCAGAAAGGGTTGGTTCGTCATTATAGAACTGTACACCGATATAACAGAGAACAATTATGCTTGGAAAAAGACAAagcaaggaaaaaaagagagattgtgaaatgtaaaaaagtatttatatGTAAATATAAAGAATGTAGTAAGCGCTTCTTGTGCAACAGAACATTTGCTAAACATAACCGTGACTATCATAACTTTGATGATGAAAACGATCAAAATGTGCTGTCATTAAGTGAATCTGCAAAGTTTTCTAATAACCATTCTAAGGGACTTGCCATGTTTTATACTTATAACAAGCTGAAGCGTTATCGGATGGAAGGCCGTAGCAATGAAAGAGAAATACGAAATACTTTTGAAATTCATTGTGACATAAATGGCTGTGATAGAAATTTTTCACGTTACAGTGCTTATGCACAACATGTTTATTGGCAGCACAGGGAAAGTTATGATGACCTTTTTGGGAGAGTAAGAGAGTCAGAAGTGGcagaaaaagaggagactgtTAGGGGAGATGGTGACCAGGAATGTGTAAAAGAAAATCGCCGGTGTGTTATAAATCAGATCGGCAGAAGAAAAGCAAAATCTTCTGGGTCAAAACTTAAACGTTTGATGCAGTTTAGAACAAGAGAGGAAGCTCAAAATATGTGTTCAGAAGAGATAGAACACACACAGTTTCCTTGCATGATACAAGGGTGTTTATCTGTAGTGAAACTAGAAAGCAGTATTGTGAGACATTATAAACGCACACATAGCCTGGAGGCTAGTTATGTGGACAAGCATTATCATAAACTGATCATGTGTGTTAAATATGACCTAGAAGACTTAGAAGATCTAAAAATGAATGAGGATCCCTGTTCAGAAAaattatatttgaaaaaaaaaaatgttatccaTTTTGTGCAGAAAAATATAACGCACACATCTCAGTCATGTGAACATGAAGAGTATACTATTGAGAATGATCTTTCTGTCTCTCAAAGTAAAGAAATTGAAGATCAGGATAAATATATAGTGGAAAACAATGTGGTCAGTGAGAAAGAGCCCCTTCTCTGTAGAACCACATTAAATAGCCAGAATTCAAATGCACATTGTTTTGAAGATCCATCTTTGTGTAAAGTTGAAGAAATCTTACCTGAAAGTAGCATGAAAGAGAATAAATCAGTTTTCCATGCTTCTCCatcttctttgaaaagaaaacatgATGACGAGGATTGTGAGCAGAGTGATATTGAACAAGAGGATATTAGAAGTATTTCAGGGAGTGCTTCAAAAGAAACATATCAAAAACATTCACTGACCAGAACAATTGATTTAAAATCCTTCAAACCAATGGGATTTGAATCCTCATTTTTGAAGTTTATTCAGGAGAGTGAGGAGAGAGACGATGACTTTGATGAAGATAGTGAGTGGGAGCCAGTAGAACACAGCCCAATAGATGATATGGAGAACGAGAGCGAAGGGAACAATAGCAGGGCTTGCAGGACTTGTATTGATGAAAAACAAGGCATTACCATACCTCGGGCAAAAAATGGATCTGCATTACACGAGAACATTTCAGCAATCCAGCCTTTGCTCTCTTCTATTGAGTCACCAACAGCACCATCTTTACAGAACCTGAGAGACATATTGGACAAGGCACTAAATGACTGTGGAGACCTTGCCTTAAAACAACTCCATTATTTACGCCCAGTTGTTGTCCTAGAGAGATCTAAATTTTCCACACCCCTTATTGATTTGTTTCCATCAAAAAAGACTGATGACCTTTGTGTAGGAAGCTAA